The window TAGTTCTGGTTTTGTTTTTCTcgtaaaaattgtttcttttcttaatcaaatttgtcttgggtgttttttttttccacaggAGGGACAGCTTCATAACCCACAGAGCCTTCTGTGATGCATTGGCAGAGGAAAGTGCAAGGGCCATACCCAACCCACTCCTCCTCTCCTCAGCTCCACAAAACATGAGCTTGCCACCTCAATTCATCAACACCCAAAACATCCCATTCACTCTCAAGAAAGAAGAGCCACAAcaccaccagcaccagcaccagcaacAACAAATCAGTAGTTTTGGGCTGAGGCAAGACCAAATCCCACCATGGCTGGCTTGTCCACCACCTCCACCCATTGACCTctcctcctcgtcctcatcAATCTTCTCCACAAGGCTAGACCAAGAATTCGCCCAAAGCTATGAACACCACCGCTCAACTCAGCAGAACCCAAACCCTAGCCCTAACAACCCTAGCCTTGGCCCCAGCTACCCCCAAGCAACACCCTCACCTTCCCCAAACATGTCTGCAACTGCGCTCCTCCAAAAAGCGGCCCAGATGGGTGCAACCATGAGCAAGAGCAACGCTAGCTTCTCATCCCCGCTCAGCGGGGCTCACCAGCAGAAGCAGCAGCAACAAGAAGAACCGGCTCACTTGTATATTACATCCTCTACTCCTGATCAACAGCATCCTGGTAGAAACAATAACATCAATAGCAGCGGCAGTGGGAGTGGTGGCTTTAGGCTGAGTTTGTCCTCACACGAAGAGATGGCAAGTGCTGGGTTTCACCATCACCAGCATATGCAGGGATTGGTGGCTCCATTTGGGAGCAACAGAGCCATACAAGACATGCTGATGACTCCTGGTGGAGGTGGGTTTGAGGGAGCTTCCTCCTTTGAGGATCCTTTTGGTGGGATTCTCAGCAGCTCTTCCAAGAAAGATAGTGACGACATTAACAATGACAGTAGTAATAACCAGCACGAGGCTTTGAAAGCCGCCACCCAAGGTGGCCTCCTTGCCCGGCGGCAAGatgtcggcggcggcgggaacAACGAAGAGTTGACAAGAGATTTCTTGGGTCTGAGGCCACTATCTCACAGTGACATTTTGAGTATCGCCGGTCTTGGGAACTGCATGAGCACCACTTCTTCTCAAACTCAAGTGCCCCAAAAACCATGGCAAGCTTAGGCTCTATACAGAGAGGAAGATTTTCTAAATACatcagcttcttctttttcttttgggtcttccttttcctttttttatgttctttcatACTATATGCTAAATTTTGTCgttcatcaccatcatcatcttcagtCTCTTGCTACCAAATCTTCTTCCCAAAGGGAAGGAACAAAAACTCAAGATCCCTTATATATAAACTCATCTCATAGATGGTCGTGATATTATATAACATGTCATTTATTTTTAGTCTGTGGTGGTCTGTAATTCTTGTTTTTACAATCTTGTCATATAATAACGCAGCATGGACGGGAAACCCTAGGTTCTTTGTATCAACAGAAAGCGACGTTACAAGATAATGACTTATGCAGGGGCCTGGGAAGTTTGGTGCTTTcctctttattctttttaatgcTATTCTTTGTGTAATAAAGTTGTCATGCTTCCACCAAATTTTATGCATGGCACATGATCAAACATATATTTGGGGTCCGGTCCTTTATCATGTGCAAGGCTTCAAAAGACGAAGATTGattgcatctttttttttggggaccagatgggagattggccgttGACTTTTCACTCTAGACAGTGATTTCTGTCCCAACATATATGCTTCACTTCCTGATAATTCTCGTAAAAAACTCTCGTCTAAGGGTTAGGCTAAGCTAAACGTACTAAAGTCGGTACACTGAACCGATATATTAAGTTTTGTGATAGATTGTAGATGGGTATATAACTGCGCCGTCGGTTATATTTaaacctaaaaataaataaattatggcATCCTTTAATTTGCCTCGGCATTACTCTTTTCGAATAAATTATCTAAGTTGTCAATGAAAGGCGGTGGCCTTTAGCATCCCATCATTGCAAAAAACCATCATCACAAGCTTTTCAATTCTGGTGTGGGAATGATTAGGTTAGAAAGGGAACCGACTCGTTTCGACGTCGATAATTGCTGCAGAAACAAGAAGTTCTTCAATGGCCATATGGAGCTTCCATTTATAGGCAGAATCGAGTTTTGATGCAAACCACTCACGACCCTCGATTTTCAATCTTATCTCCATTGACGTTTTCGGGTGGTCCAATGCTAAAGTGGGCCGACCGCACTAAGCCGTGGCCAGCTTTCGATAGCacttatataaaagaaaaaagaaccgtCCTTTCTCTATGATGGGACGATCCAGTGATATGAAAATTACGTGATGGTTTGAAAACTATAGTGAGATTTAATAATGCTGATAACGCACGAAATTCGACTGCCCAATTGTGTCGAGCTGAGTTGCTTCTAATTGGTGGCCTTTCTATTGCGCTTCGAACTTCGTTTGATAGATTCGGTGATCGGCCGATTGCGTTCAAACATATTTATGCGTGTCTCACTACATGTCACATTTGTTATGGTGCTTCTACATATCCGCC of the Eucalyptus grandis isolate ANBG69807.140 chromosome 10, ASM1654582v1, whole genome shotgun sequence genome contains:
- the LOC108955807 gene encoding protein indeterminate-domain 7-like, whose amino-acid sequence is MMKGLIFQQKPQQSGVEDNMSNLTSAASGDATSASSGNRPTELSGPINNYSHQQYNFAPPQPSTTQITPQPPLKKKRNLPGNPDPDSEVIALSPKTLMATNRFVCEICNKGFQRDQNLQLHRRGHNLPWKLKQRANKEVIRKKVYVCPEPSCVHHDPSRALGDLTGIKKHFCRKHGEKKWKCEKCSKRYAVQSDWKAHSKICGTREYRCDCGTLFSRRDSFITHRAFCDALAEESARAIPNPLLLSSAPQNMSLPPQFINTQNIPFTLKKEEPQHHQHQHQQQQISSFGLRQDQIPPWLACPPPPPIDLSSSSSSIFSTRLDQEFAQSYEHHRSTQQNPNPSPNNPSLGPSYPQATPSPSPNMSATALLQKAAQMGATMSKSNASFSSPLSGAHQQKQQQQEEPAHLYITSSTPDQQHPGRNNNINSSGSGSGGFRLSLSSHEEMASAGFHHHQHMQGLVAPFGSNRAIQDMLMTPGGGGFEGASSFEDPFGGILSSSSKKDSDDINNDSSNNQHEALKAATQGGLLARRQDVGGGGNNEELTRDFLGLRPLSHSDILSIAGLGNCMSTTSSQTQVPQKPWQA